The Chthonomonas sp. genomic sequence CCATGGCCTTAACTCGGGTGTCTATCCGATTCAGGTACAGATACAGGACGATCCACACGACGAGCGGTGGTACGGTTGCCAGAACTTTCCAAGTTTCCATCACGATCACGCAATCTTTGTTCGAGGAGCGAGACTTGGACGTGCAAACGATACAGCCACATGCACGTGCCAAGCAAAACGATGAAGACGCCCAAGACCACCGTCCAGTAGTCCTTGGAGAATCCGCCCGATTGGACGGTAGTGCTCGGGTGAAGCGAATTCTTCACCACTTGTGGCAGTCGCGGAAACACAAATACCAGGAACAGCACCGGAAGCAGCGTGAGCGACGAGTACACCGCGGCTGCTCGAGCACGCGCAACCTCGTCATCGAAGGCCATTCGGACCGCGAAGTACGCCCCGAGCAACATCAACACGATAAGGAACGAGGTCTGTCGCGGGTCCCAGTGCCACCACGCGCCCCACTGGACGCGAGAGAATAGGATCCCGGTGATCATTGTGGCCGCTGCCATGCCGATCGAGACCTCGGTTGCGGCTAGGCTACGGTACTCCCAGATCCACTCGCGGGTGCGCAAGTACGAGAATGAACAGTACGAGGCGAATAGAATGAACCCGACGGTTGCGAATGCGCACGGCAGGTGGAAGAAGATCATCCGTGCCAATTCCGGGTCTGGGAAATTCTTCGCGGGCGGAACCTGGTAAGCGAAGAAGGTCAGGACGGCCATTGCCGCAAATCCAATCCATCTCATTGCTCACTCCAAACAGCTGCGAACTGGTACGGGGCCAGTGCTAACACGACGACAGTATACTCCCAGA encodes the following:
- the ccsA gene encoding cytochrome c biogenesis protein CcsA, with translation MRWIGFAAMAVLTFFAYQVPPAKNFPDPELARMIFFHLPCAFATVGFILFASYCSFSYLRTREWIWEYRSLAATEVSIGMAAATMITGILFSRVQWGAWWHWDPRQTSFLIVLMLLGAYFAVRMAFDDEVARARAAAVYSSLTLLPVLFLVFVFPRLPQVVKNSLHPSTTVQSGGFSKDYWTVVLGVFIVLLGTCMWLYRLHVQVSLLEQRLRDRDGNLESSGNRTTARRVDRPVSVPESDRHPS